The genomic window ACAACCTAAAAGGAAAAGACAATATCGTACTGTTCTTTACCGAAAGATATATTGAGCAACCATTGATAATTAAAGGAGCTGGTGCTGGCGCAGAAGTAACAGCATCTGGCTTGTTTGGAGATATTATCACCTTAGGAAGAAATTAAAAAATGGATCAAATTAAAGTTTTTTCACCTGCAACTGTTGCCAATGTATCATGTGGCTACGATGCTATGGGATTTGCATTAGAGACTTTGGGTGATGACATGATTTTTACTAAAACAAACTCCAAAGACGTTATCATTTCTAAAATAGAAGGCGCAAATCTTCCGTATGAAGCTCATAAAAATGCCGCTGGAGTGGTTGCGCAAATGATGCTAAAAGACTGTAATGCTAATTTTGGGCTAGACATTCAAATCTTTAAAAACTTTAAACCAGGTAGTGGTTTAGGGAGTAGTGCAGCAAGTGCATCAGGAACCGCATTTGCTGTAAACCATTTATTAGGCAACACCTATTCTAACTTAGAACTCACCAAATTTGCCATGCATGGTGAAGTTGTGGCTTGTGGCTCTGCCATTGCAGACAATGTTGCTGCTGCAATTTACGGAGGTTTTATTTTGGTTAGAAGTTATGTTCCGCTAGATATCGTAAGTATACCAACACCTACAAATCTCGTGGCTACAGTTATTCATCCTCAGATTGAAATAAAAACAGAAGACGCTCGTAAAGTTGTACCAACACAAATTGAGCTAAAAACTGCCATTACGCAATGGTCTAACGTAGGTGGACTCATCAGCGGCTTGCACAGCAATGACTTTGATTTAATTGGTCGCTCTTTGGTTGATTTAGTTGCAGAGCCCAACCGCAAAAAATTAATTCCACTTTTTGACGATGTTAAGCAATCTGCTATTTCTGCAGGTGCTCTAGGAGCTGGGATTTCAGGTTCTGGACCTTCAATTTTTGCACTGAGTAAAAATATAGAAACGGCCAAAAAAGTGGAAGAAGCAATGGATACTGTTTATAAAAATTCAGGTATTGAATACAGCACATACGTATCTCATATTAGTAAAACAGGAACACGAATTCAATGACATATTTTAGCTTAAACCATAACGCACCAGAAGTTACATTTGAAGAAGCTGTCGTTAGAGGATTAGCGCCAGATAAGGGCTTATACTTTCCGAAAACCATTCAACAATTACCAGATTCATTTTTTCAAAATATTGAAACCCTAAGTCATGTTGATATTGCTTTTGAGGCCATTAAACAATTTGTTGGTGATGAAATTCCTGAAGCTCAACTTAAAGAAATTTTAAAAGATGTTTTAAGCTTTGATTTCCCTTTAGTTGAAATTGATAAAAGCATTGCTACTTTAGAATTATACCATGGACCAACTATGGCGTTTAAAGATGTTGGAGCACGTTTTATGGCACGTTGTCTTGGTTATTTCAATAGCAAAAATCTAAAC from Winogradskyella sp. MH6 includes these protein-coding regions:
- a CDS encoding homoserine kinase — translated: MDQIKVFSPATVANVSCGYDAMGFALETLGDDMIFTKTNSKDVIISKIEGANLPYEAHKNAAGVVAQMMLKDCNANFGLDIQIFKNFKPGSGLGSSAASASGTAFAVNHLLGNTYSNLELTKFAMHGEVVACGSAIADNVAAAIYGGFILVRSYVPLDIVSIPTPTNLVATVIHPQIEIKTEDARKVVPTQIELKTAITQWSNVGGLISGLHSNDFDLIGRSLVDLVAEPNRKKLIPLFDDVKQSAISAGALGAGISGSGPSIFALSKNIETAKKVEEAMDTVYKNSGIEYSTYVSHISKTGTRIQ